Within Candidatus Francisella endociliophora, the genomic segment TAGTCTATTTAAGAAAGATGAAATAGCTAATATGAGCTACTCTGAAGCTGTAAATAGAATACTAACTCATGTGATAGTTAGTATTGGTAGTTACTACTTTAATACTGGTAGGATTGGAACTAGCTTTGCTGATACTACTTATAAACTAATACCAAATATCTTGGCTGGAAATGTTAATTATGATAAATACCCAGAGGCTAAAGCTATTCATCAGAAGATAGATGATAAGGCAGCTGGGGTACTCTTTGGGACTATTGGGGCTATATCGTATGCACTAGATAGTTTTGTAGCTCAGACAACAACTACAAACACAACTGGTGGCTTTGAGTCTATTTATCAGATTGCCAATAAATTTATTTATCCAGCTAGTTATTTTGTACAAGGAAATCTTGATAAGAAGTATCAGGCCTTTTATAACAAGTGGTTAAAGGTATATCCTGATAATGCTCCTAAGCTGGCTATTAATGATTTAGATTCATACGATGTAAATACATATCAAAACCTAAGTTTAAGACATAAGCTAGCTGAGAACTACAAACAAGTAAATTCAAGTACAGACAAAGATACTTTGTATGATATTGCTAGTGATGTAATTGATAGATTGTATGATTGGACACATGGAGGCAATCTAAACTTACCGCAACAAGTGTGGGATGGCTTAGAGGAGTCTTTATCTAATATCTTCAATCAAAACCCAATCACTACAGTTTGGGATACTGGAATGAGTTTCGTAGGTCCAGCTATAAACTTACCGGGTAATGCTACTAAGAGTTTGGCTAGTTGGTTAGCTGGCTCTAGTATGAGATCTGGAATCAAAAACATCAAAGATAACAAAGAAGAGCTACTAGCTGTAGTCTTTACGGTATTGATGCAACCTAATTCAAAAGTAGCTCCAGCTATGGGGTATAGTGGCGTTGATGATGATACTTTAGAAAGACTAGGTGTTCAAGGTGGTAAACTATTGCAGACACCACAAGAAATTAATACTCTAGAATTGCCTGAGTCAACTAGAAATAACTACCCTTGTTACTATATGGATGGTGAAGATAGAGTAACAACAACTTATGATAAGTTGACAAATGTACAAAAGCAAACAGCTAAATCAATGCTTTGTGTAGATCATTCGGCTATGTTGTTCCCTACCGATGACTTTATGAATTATATTTATAAAGGACAACTATTTGGTGATCCTGATTTAGGCTTAGGTTTCTTTGGCGATTATGATATGGACAAAGCTAGGGCTAATAACAAACAATATAATCAAGGATAAATATGAGTATTTTTAAAAAAATAATTTGTATATTAGGATTATCTACCTCTACAAGTTTAGTATTTGCTGTACCAACCGCATTATCAGTATCAACTGATGGCGAATACGCTGTTAGCTCAAATAATGATGGTAATGTTTATTTATATAACTTAAATAAAAAAACTATCAAAAAAATAAATTATAAAACGGTTAATGTATTTAGTGCTAACTTTATTAATGATACTCACGATTTTATTTACCAAACTTTTGATGATAATGTTGTACATATCATAGATGCTGATAATCTAAAAACTATCAAATCTTTTACAGGACAAAAAAATAGTGTCATGCAGACTGTAAATAAAGATTTGAATACTTATGCTTTTGCCACACGAGGTGGCAATATGAATATTGCTAAAATAAAAGATAATAAGTTAGGAAGTACATACTCGTATGGTAATCAGTTTATGGCTATGAGTTCAAATTTAGTACCTACTTTTTATAAAAACAAACTAGTAACTGCTACAGGAAATGGCTCATTATTAATATTTAATATCAATGAGATATTTAAAAAAGCTAACAAAAATAATCCTAAAAATCAAATTGATATCCATAAGAACTCTGGCTCTGTTATGAGTGCCATAGATCCGAATGGTAAGTTTGTTTATACAGTTGACTCAATGGGTAAAGGAGTTAAATATAACTTAGTAGATAATTCAAATATTAAGTATGGAATGCTAAAGAGATACATCAAGAATAATGTTCCTAAAAATACTACAAATGCTATAACCAACTTTAAATACATCGATAATAATCAAGTCATAGCAACATACAAAGGGATTAAGCAACCATACTTATGGCTTAGTCTATACAACATAAGTGACTTTAAACAATGGGAGAGTTCAAAAGGACATTCTGATTGGACACAATACTATATAACACCGATAGCAAGCTTACCATTAGTAGATAATCCCAAGGATTATTTAGATGGTAACTACATAACTGGTGCAGATGCTAAACCATATCCTAGCACTAGTGGTTATAACACAACATTTGATACTTCTGTAGAAGCTCATAAACTAGTTATGGCACAAGCTAATGGTAATGGTATTATGGTGTATAACTATAATCCTAGTGATGAAAGCTTAAAGCTTGATTGGGTAGCAGAGCCGCCAAAGGCTGAAGAGAAAAAAGAAGAAAGTAAGGGTTGGTTTGGATGGTAAGTGACTTTAAACTGTCTGAGCAAAGCGAGTTTTTAAAGTCACAAGCAGTTTTGCATACTTTTTCTGCATTGAAAAAAGTATGTCGTTATAGCTTACGTAGTAAGCAACGAAACTCTTTTAAAAATAAACTTTTCCAAACACCGCAAGAAGTTGACACAATGAGCTTGCCTGAATCTAGTCGTGGTGATTACCCTTGTTACTATATGGATGGCGAAGATAAAGTAACTACAACTTATGATAAATTGACAAATGTACAAAAGCAAACTGCCAAATCAATGCTATGTGTAGATCATTCGGCTATGCTGTTCCCTAAACCAATGTTTATGGATCATGTATTTAAAGGTTTATTATTTGGTAAATATTTTGGAGGTGCTTTTGACTTCTTTGGTCAGTATGACATAGAAAAAGCTAAAAATGATAATGCTGATGTATCTATAAACGATCAGCCAACAACTAATAATGAGGGAACTTATTAATGAAAAAAGTATTAGTCTTTTTGAGCTTATTTGTAGTTTTTTCTTTTGCGGTATCTCAACAAGTTAGTCTATCAGTTTCTGATGATGGTAATTATGCTATATCAGTTGATGATTCAGGAAGTGCTTATTTATGGAACTTAGAAAATAACACATCTAAAAGTTTAGGTGATAACTATAATGCGAGATCTGCTTATTTTGTGCCAAATAGTGATAACTATTTATTACAAAATAGTAAAACTAAGGAAGTAACTGTTTTTGATAGCAATCAAAAAGTTATTAAAAAATTCACTCCTGAATTTATAGCTGACAATCAAGCTATAAATTCAAACTTAACAACTTGGGTAGGCTCTCTACCATGGGGAGATTCTTACCAATATGATTTAATAACTGGTAAAAAGAAACAAATATATGTTTCTTGGAGTTATACAAAAAGTGAGCATAGCCCATACTGGAGAGGAAACCCATATAAAGGTGGATTACCAAATGGTTATGTAATAAATAATCAATTTAACTTTGCTAATAATAATACATTAATAATGACAGCTGATAACATAATGATTATTTATTATGCAAAAGAACATAAATGGAAGCTTATAAACAAAAATGTAAATAGAACAATGAGTGCCATAGATCCTAACGGTAAGTTTGTTTATACAGCTGACAATGGATTAGCTGGTATAAAATATAATTTAGAAACAAATGAAATATCTAATATAGCTCTTTACTATCCAGATGATAATTTAAAAAATATTTCTTATATACAACCAACAGAAAATGCTAAAAAGAAATTTTTATATAATGGACTTACTAATTTTAAGTTTATAGATAAAAACAAAATCATAGTTACTTTTAAAGGTGTCAACCAACCATACTTATGGGCTTTTACTTTCGATACTACAAAACTCGATTGGAGTAATAATACTAAATGGAAAAGACCTGTATTTTTCTCTAAAAATTATCTACCCCTAGTAGATAACCCAATGGATTATATAATTGGTAACTACACAACTGGTGCAGATGCTAAACCATACCCTAGCACTACTGGTTATAACACTACTTTTGATACTTCTATAGAAGCTCATAAACTAGTTATGGCTCAAGCTAATGGTAATGGAATTATGGTTTATAACTATAATCCAAGTGATGAGAGCTTAAAACTTGATTGGGTCGGTGAACCACCAAAAGCAGA encodes:
- a CDS encoding WD40 repeat domain-containing protein — its product is MSIFKKIICILGLSTSTSLVFAVPTALSVSTDGEYAVSSNNDGNVYLYNLNKKTIKKINYKTVNVFSANFINDTHDFIYQTFDDNVVHIIDADNLKTIKSFTGQKNSVMQTVNKDLNTYAFATRGGNMNIAKIKDNKLGSTYSYGNQFMAMSSNLVPTFYKNKLVTATGNGSLLIFNINEIFKKANKNNPKNQIDIHKNSGSVMSAIDPNGKFVYTVDSMGKGVKYNLVDNSNIKYGMLKRYIKNNVPKNTTNAITNFKYIDNNQVIATYKGIKQPYLWLSLYNISDFKQWESSKGHSDWTQYYITPIASLPLVDNPKDYLDGNYITGADAKPYPSTSGYNTTFDTSVEAHKLVMAQANGNGIMVYNYNPSDESLKLDWVAEPPKAEEKKEESKGWFGW